The genomic DNA GTTTCCAACTGCCCGGCGCCAACCCCGATGAATTCCCCAGCGTCGCGACGTTCCTCGAGACCAAGTACCACGAGATCCCCACCCGTTTGTTCCGCGAATTGGTTCGCCGAACCGTCTTCGCGACCGATGCCGAAAGCGGCCGCTACGCCTTGGGCGGCGTGCTGTTGGAAATGGAAGGGGAACGTGTCACCGCGGTTGGTACCGACGGACGCCGGTTGGCAACGATGACCGGCACCGGAGTCAGCATCGGCGAACACAAGACCTCCGGCACCAACACGATCGTCCCGAATCGATCGATCAGCCTGATCGAACGGGCGCTCAACGACAAAGACGAAACCGTCGAAGTCGCTGCCCGGTCGAACGATCTGTTGGTTCGCACGCCACGTTGCACGATCTATTCCCGATTGGTCGAAGGGCGTTATCCCAACTGGCGGCAGGTTCTGCCCCAGCGCGACGATGTGGTCACGATCGATCTGACGATTGGTCCGCTGCACGCGGCGCTTCGACAAGCGGCGATCGTGACCGATCACGAGAGTCGCGGCATCGATTTCACCTTTGGTGAAGGGACGATGCTGTTGGAAGCGAACACCGCCGAGGTGGGAGAATCGCGAGTCGAGATGCCGATCGGATACGAAGGCGAACCGATCAAGGTGACTTTGGATCACCGCTTCCTCGCCGACTTCTGCAAGGTTTTGGATGC from Rosistilla carotiformis includes the following:
- the dnaN gene encoding DNA polymerase III subunit beta, whose product is MKITCERETFAAAFQLAAGVAPSRSPKAILQNVKIIARDGAVTLSATDMEVGIHLNVDGVEIETDGTALLPVQRVSSILRESSDEHLTFEASETGIKVIGSRSRFQLPGANPDEFPSVATFLETKYHEIPTRLFRELVRRTVFATDAESGRYALGGVLLEMEGERVTAVGTDGRRLATMTGTGVSIGEHKTSGTNTIVPNRSISLIERALNDKDETVEVAARSNDLLVRTPRCTIYSRLVEGRYPNWRQVLPQRDDVVTIDLTIGPLHAALRQAAIVTDHESRGIDFTFGEGTMLLEANTAEVGESRVEMPIGYEGEPIKVTLDHRFLADFCKVLDAERTVQMEIESSDRPALLTTDDGFQYVVMPMARDR